One window of Branchiostoma lanceolatum isolate klBraLanc5 chromosome 8, klBraLanc5.hap2, whole genome shotgun sequence genomic DNA carries:
- the LOC136439690 gene encoding transient receptor potential cation channel subfamily M member-like 2 isoform X5, with amino-acid sequence MGQRRLRHEICELGDLEELMVKDVQGQLRRRIGWSFLDRLTQGWFGKNKLSRFVQANKHQGLHEGSFGEIEFLGLGGYTQRSPYIRVSLDVRPEALWELMTKHWELEPPNLLISVTGGAKKFLLKERLKNIFKIGLVKASQSTGAWIITGGMNEGVMKYVGEAIRDGVNSIAGGEQRKMYAIGIATWGTVDNRESLEGQAGSGSFPAMYHAEALKHGQNMAPLDLNHTHFILVDDKTTGKFSGADITVRTRLEEHIMEQMTGEGLKDLKIPVVLLVVEGGPGTLKNTKEAVEKKIPAVIIDGSGRAADMIAYGFKRTRKKDNKPLTMEEVGKKLMSTFELEYDSSGDPPRKAYALLDQLNYILHDPTLVTVFSLQEADTMDIDKALLHALLKAEKSHPESQLQLALAWNRSDIARQEIFTAENRKEWQQINMPSAMETALKLDKVEFVKLLLDHGVELCKFLTVRRLRDLYDDVMTGSTDVEASAELVRGLVEQEKLGVWNPCCSRDRLEEDRVDLLRLVGKVICTKLLVGQMSSLYSEEKYLVRGELGQVKTPRRTGDFENPMQHLLLWAVLMNRRELALLFWRMGRDHIASALTASKVLKSLAKVADSEEELDLSLDLSNHADEFEQLARGVINECYGLDKKKSHDLLIRRQENWGDTTCLAIASSSRHLDFMSQPACQSKLNLVWKGKMALYTSWWKLILSTFLPFMIFTIKFVDQEEDQLQEDSAPHSPSVSPRGKTPRFKPHKYVHSPSGCLLSLFVDQRAHRAKRLLSVSWQLGAKGIGPLQAIYNFHVAPVTKFMYTAVFYVAFLVIFSLFILTDLHPLEEEPIGILEWLTIAWLASLLVEELRQIFAEHPRSLWHKLQIWFSDFWNMMDCGLLLLFLLSLVLHVTVAAGPGFEVVRVMYCITLGFSFVRLPQLFMIHKDIGPKVIMIQKMLVDLVFFLVILLVFIFAYGVMRHTLIFPNSAMEWSLLTNVSLIPYWQVYGELFVDEQDGTTPHGSWLVYVLQGLYMLLTNVLLLNLLIAMFSFTFQKIQDNSEQVWRFHRYDLIYEFFDRPWGAPPVIILGHIWRFGGWAARRCGGKPLDTSDDFNRKFPGHEVSRQQALEKAGAENYLLRNLQLQNEHIDTKFATTSERIQQVLNTLEEMREVRSQGHDTTLDFLQLDSSLSTSGLEKVLDDLEDIKESVQAKEELEASFYVPPAADVTDSATLRTRPSSATASTSGVAVDLQHRMSNLEDHLGSIKDLLEHLQPTQAPGGAAGDSRGRAGATAEDRPTVARRPKSLVPQEYSDFPDPDDIM; translated from the exons AACAAGCTGTCGAGGTTTGTGCAGGCCAACAAGCACCAGGGGCTCCACGAGGGGTCGTTTGGGGAGATCGAGTTCCTCGGCCTGGGCGGATACACACAGAGGTCACCG TACATCCGTGTCAGCCTGGATGTGCGCCCTGAGGCATTATGGGAGCTGATGACCAAGCACTGGGAGCTGGAGCCGCCCAACCTCCTCATTTCCGTAACCGGGGGCGCCAAGAAGTTCCTTCTCAAGGAGCGCCTCAAGAACATCTTCAAGATTGGCCTGGTCAAGGCATCTCAGAGCACAG GCGCGTGGATCATCACGGGCGGGATGAACGAGGGCGTGATGAAGTACGTGGGCGAGGCGATACGGGACGGGGTGAACAGCATCGCGGGCGGCGAGCAGCGCAAGATGTACGCCATCGGCATAGCAACCTGGGGAACCGTCGACAACCGGGAGAGTCTGGAGGGGCAGGCG GGCTCGGGTTCGTTTCCCGCGATGTACCACGCGGAGGCGCTAAAGCACGGGCAGAACATGGCGCCGCTCGACCTGAACCACACCCACTTCATCCTGGTGGACGACAAGACGACGGGGAAGTTCAGCGGAGCCGACATCACCGTCAGGACCCGCCTGGAGGAGCACATCATGGAGCAGATGACTGGGGAGGGGCTGAAAG ACCTGAAGATCCCGGTCGTGCTACTTGTCGTGGAGGGGGGTCCTGGGACGCTGAAGAACACGAAGGAGGCCGTGGAGAAGAAGATTCCCGCGGTGATCATCGACGGCAGCGGGCGCGCGGCGGACATGATCGCGTACGGCTTCAAGCGCACGCGCAAGAAGGACAA TAAGCCCCTGACGATGGAGGAGGTCGGTAAGAAGTTGATGTCGACGTTTGAGTTGGAGTACGACTCGAGCGGGGATCCTCCCCGGAAAGCATACGCCCTGCTGGACCAGCTGAACTATATCCTGCACGACCCGACACTG GTGACAGTGTTCAGTCTGCAGGAGGCGGACACGATGGACATCGACAAGGCTCTGCTGCATGCGCTGCTGAAGG CGGAGAAGTCCCACCCTGAATCCCAGCTGCAGCTGGCGCTAGCCTGGAACCGCAGCGACATCGCGCGGCAGGAAATCTTCACCGCCGAAAACCGCAAGGAGTGGCAG CAAATCAACATGCCGTCCGCGATGGAGACGGCTCTGAAGCTGGACAAGGTGGAGTTCGTGAAGCTGCTGCTGGACCACGGCGTCGAGCTCTGCAAGTTCCTCACAGTACGCAGACTAAGGGATCTGTACGACGAT GTGATGACAGGCAGCACTGATGTGGAGGCGAGTGCGGAGCTGGTACGGGGGCTTGTGGAGCAAGAGAAGCTGGGTGTGTGGAATCCCTGTTGCAGCCGCGACCGTCTGGAGGAGGACAGAGTCGACCTTCTCCGGCTGGTGGGCAAGGTCATCTGCACCAAGCTGCTGGTGGGGCAGATGTCAAGTCTCTACAG cgAGGAGAAGTACCTTGTTCGAGGAGAGCTGGGTCAGGTTAAGACGCCGCGCAGGACGGGAGACTTTGAGAACCCGATGCAGCACCTGCTGCTGTGGGCGGTGCTGATGAACCGGCGGGAGCTGGCCCTGCTCTTCTGGAGGATGGGCAGGGACCACATCG CTTCTGCCCTGACGGCCAGCAAGGTCCTGAAGTCCTTGGCCAAGGTCGCGGATTCTGAAGAAGAGCTGGATCTCAGTCTGGATCTCAGCAACCATGCCGA TGAGTTTGAGCAGCTCGCCCGCGGGGTCATCAACGAGTGCTACGGATTGGACAAGAAGAAGTCACATGACCTGCTGATCCGGCGGCAGGAGAACTGGGGCGACACGACGTGCCTGGCGATCGCCTCGTCCAGCCGACACCTCGACTTCATGAGCCAACccgcctgtcaatcaaaactcaACCTGGTCTGGAAGGGCAAGATGGCGCTCTATACATCCTGGTGGAAG CTGATCCTCTCCACCTTCCTGCCCTTCATGATCTTCACCATCAAGTTCGTGGACCAGGAGGAGGACCAGCTTCAGGAGGACTCAGCTCCGCACAGCCCCTCCGTGTCGCCCAGGGGGAAGACTCCACGCTTCAAACCTCACAAATATGTACACAG CCCCTCCGGCtgcctcctctctctctttgtGGACCAGCGAGCTCACAG AGCGAAGCGCCTCCTGAGTGTTTCGTGGCAGCTGGGGGCAAAGGGCATCGGGCCGCTCCAGGCCATCTACAACTTCCATGTCGCCCCGGTTACCAAGTTCATGTACACTGCA GTGTTCTACGTGGCCTTCCTGGTGATCTTCAGCCTCTTCATCCTGACGGACCTGCATCCACTGGAGGAGGAGCCGATCGGCATCCTGGAGTGGCTCACCATCGCCTGGCTGGCCAGTCTGCTGGTGGAGGAGCTCAGACAG ATCTTTGCGGAGCACCCTCGGTCGTTGTGGCACAAACTGCAGATCTGGTTCAGCGACTTCTGGAACATGATGGACTGTGGTCTCCTCCTGCTGTTCCTGCTGTCGCTGGTTCTGCACGTGACGGTGGCGGCTGGGCCGGGGTTCGAGGTCGTGAGGGTCATGTACTGCATCACCCTGGGGTTCTCCTTCGTGCGGCTGCCGCAGCTGTTCATGATCCACAAGGACATCGGGCCCAAGGTCATCATGATACAGAAAATG ttGGTTGACCTGGTGTTCTTCCTGGTGATCCTGCTGGTGTTCATCTTCGCCTACGGCGTGATGCGGCACACGCTGATCTTCCCCAACAGCGCGATGGAGTGGTCCCTCCTCACCAATGTGTCGCTCATCCCCTACTGGCAGGTCTACGGAGAGCTCTTCGTGGACGAGCAGGATGGCACAACCCCACACG GCTCCTGGTTGGTCTATGTGCTGCAGGGTCTGTATATGCTGCTGACGAACGTGCTGCTACTGAACCTGCTGATCGCCATGTTCAG CTTCACGTTCCAGAAGATCCAGGACAACTCGGAGCAGGTTTGGCGTTTCCACCGCTACGACCTCATCTACGAGTTCTTCGACCGACCTTGGGGCGCCCCGCCCGTCATCATCCTGGGGCACATCTGGCGCTTCGGCGGCTGGGCCGCCCGGAGATGCGGCGGGAAACCACTCGACACGTCAGACGACTTCA accGTAAGTTCCCTGGACACGAGGTAAGCAGACAACAAGCGCTGGAGAAAGCCGGAGCAGAGAACTACCTGCTGAGAAACCTGCAGCTGCAGAACGAACACATCGACACCAAGTTTGCCACCACCAGCGAAAG GATACAGCAAGTCTTAAACACCTTGGAGGAAATGAGGGAAGTAAGGAGCCAAGGACACGACACGACCTTGGACTTCCTTCAACTTGACTCCTCTCTGTCCACCTCAGG ACTTGAGAAAGTGCTGGACGACCTTGAGGACATTAAGGAGAGTGTCCAGGCTAAGGAGGAGCTGGAGGCGTCCTTCTACGTTCCTCCCGCCGCCGATGTGACAGACTCCGCCACTCTCAGGACAAG ACCCAGCTCTGCGACTGCCAGCACCAGCGGCGTTGCCGTTGACCTTCAGCACCGCATGTCTAACCTTGAGGACCATCTGGGCTCGATTAAGGACCTGCTGGAACATCTCCAGCCCACACAGGCACCTGGGGGCGCCGCCGGGGACAGCCGTGGGAGGGCTGGTGCCACTGCTGAGGACAGACCTACTGTTGCTAGGAGACCAAAGTCGCTGGTGCCTCAAGAATACAGCGACTTTCCAG ACCCCGATGACATCATGTGA